A genomic stretch from Fodinibius salinus includes:
- a CDS encoding alpha/beta fold hydrolase, whose product MAHNVVERNNVTIIGEGEIPIVFAHGFGCDQNMWRFITPALKENFKIILFDYVGSGNSDISAYKTNRYCSLEGYVQDVLDIIHALDLDEVIFVGHSVSSIIGALASIEEPQKFEHLIMIGPSPCYLNDPPEYFGGFDRSTIEELLQLMEKNYIGWAEFFAPEMMKNEDKPELTEELEESFCSTDPVIAHQFAKTTFLADNREDLSEIEVPVLIIQCEDDSIAPLHVGKYVHAQINESTFEVLPTNGHCPHMTDPELTIEAIDNYLEPNLATS is encoded by the coding sequence ATGGCACATAACGTTGTTGAAAGAAATAATGTTACCATTATCGGAGAAGGTGAAATACCAATAGTATTTGCCCATGGCTTTGGGTGTGATCAAAACATGTGGCGTTTTATTACACCGGCATTAAAAGAGAATTTTAAAATTATTCTCTTCGATTATGTGGGTTCCGGTAATTCTGACATCAGCGCTTATAAAACTAATCGTTATTGCAGCCTCGAGGGGTATGTACAGGATGTTTTAGATATTATTCATGCCTTGGACCTTGATGAAGTTATATTTGTGGGACATTCGGTAAGCTCCATAATTGGTGCACTAGCATCTATTGAAGAACCCCAAAAATTTGAACATCTGATTATGATTGGTCCTTCTCCATGCTATTTAAATGATCCGCCTGAATATTTTGGGGGGTTTGATCGTAGTACTATTGAAGAGCTGCTGCAACTCATGGAAAAAAATTATATCGGCTGGGCGGAATTTTTCGCTCCTGAAATGATGAAGAATGAAGACAAACCTGAATTAACTGAGGAACTCGAGGAAAGTTTTTGCTCTACCGATCCAGTTATCGCTCATCAATTCGCCAAAACCACTTTTCTTGCTGATAACCGTGAAGATCTATCCGAAATAGAGGTACCGGTACTTATCATACAGTGCGAAGATGATTCCATAGCCCCGCTCCACGTTGGAAAATACGTGCATGCCCAAATTAACGAAAGCACCTTTGAGGTGCTTCCGACCAACGGCCACTGTCCACATATGACAGACCCTGAATTAACCATTGAGGCCATCGATAATTATCTGGAACCAAACTTAGCTACATCATGA
- a CDS encoding PAS domain-containing sensor histidine kinase, protein MSPVKNQIPCGYLEFNDEGTLTQVNNRLCSILGYNNKQLANNHIETILSSGAEIFYQTHLFPMLKMEKQANEIYLTLQSKEGKHIPVLINADRTVENNEAINRCIVVQMERRSEYEDRILYDKMKAQKKSDKKEKLLSMMSHELRSPLNAILGMVDLLSEEINGEAQSDERKYLGLIKNAGKDLARLADDILNFAKLESGYFEVNKEVVLLEEVLMNSVMMTMPDADDKGIELIRSEKTELKLLADKDRLKQVIINLLTNAVKYTEQGGKVTLSTDKEEQFAKIQVKDTGIGIPSDKIDHIFQPFNQMDNNNSGSSESGFGLGLPISKKLVNFMEGELTVSSKEGEGSIFSVKIPLAEN, encoded by the coding sequence ATGAGCCCTGTTAAAAATCAAATACCTTGTGGCTATCTGGAATTTAATGATGAAGGAACATTAACGCAGGTAAACAACCGGCTTTGTAGTATTTTAGGCTACAATAATAAGCAATTAGCCAATAACCATATCGAGACTATCCTTTCATCAGGTGCTGAAATTTTTTATCAGACCCACCTGTTTCCCATGTTAAAAATGGAAAAGCAGGCAAATGAAATTTACTTAACCTTGCAATCAAAGGAGGGGAAACATATACCGGTGTTGATCAATGCCGATAGAACAGTAGAAAATAATGAGGCTATAAATCGCTGTATTGTTGTACAAATGGAGCGCCGCTCGGAATACGAAGACCGAATTTTGTATGACAAAATGAAAGCTCAAAAAAAGAGTGACAAAAAGGAAAAACTACTGTCAATGATGTCGCATGAATTACGTAGTCCTTTAAACGCCATTCTCGGGATGGTCGATCTGCTATCCGAGGAGATAAATGGTGAAGCCCAGAGTGATGAACGCAAGTATCTGGGCCTTATTAAAAACGCAGGGAAAGATCTGGCACGACTGGCGGATGACATTCTGAATTTTGCCAAGCTTGAATCGGGCTATTTTGAGGTAAACAAAGAAGTGGTACTCCTTGAAGAAGTGCTCATGAACTCGGTTATGATGACTATGCCTGATGCTGATGACAAAGGCATTGAACTAATCAGAAGTGAGAAAACTGAGCTTAAACTCTTGGCCGACAAAGACCGGCTCAAACAGGTAATCATAAACTTGTTAACGAATGCGGTCAAATACACTGAGCAAGGAGGTAAAGTTACCTTATCTACAGACAAAGAGGAGCAGTTTGCTAAAATACAAGTGAAAGATACCGGCATTGGAATCCCTTCTGACAAAATTGATCACATATTCCAGCCTTTTAACCAAATGGATAACAATAATTCAGGCTCAAGTGAAAGTGGATTTGGGCTGGGACTCCCAATCAGTAAAAAACTGGTTAATTTTATGGAAGGGGAGCTGACGGTGAGTAGTAAAGAAGGTGAAGGATCTATTTTTTCTGTCAAGATTCCACTGGCAGAAAATTAA
- a CDS encoding GAF domain-containing sensor histidine kinase, producing the protein MEEEIRRLQELAKLGIDFGKQKKKLQPFVELAKFITESPVCEINIIDSHAQWTIARTKDSLKAIPREKSICEDTIQQNFTHEIPDLSKNERYQNRIYVTEEPHFRYYCGVQLTTSDGYNIGSICVLDMEPKQISIEQKQMLGNLGQFVVDHIERESRFFQLSEQLDELKDSLRNLNHDVRGPISGIIGMADLLLGNGDHDEGLEEDVLQIKDSAQAIIEEIDGVLHTALAEDGSEKNLTQTSLSQVFEKIKRLYSPLAQQKGHDFSVKSSINKELSVPHDFSVTLAQIIGNLVGNAMKFTPEGGTITVDFSRKMEEEKQILNVSVEDSGKGMSADQKQAFNNGQRLEKSKGTADEESFGIGLDHIRQLVEKQNGDIVAESNESQGTTFSIRLLMPRVDNPDT; encoded by the coding sequence ATGGAAGAAGAAATACGTCGGTTACAAGAATTGGCTAAGTTGGGTATTGATTTTGGTAAGCAAAAGAAAAAATTGCAGCCATTTGTCGAGCTGGCAAAATTTATTACCGAATCTCCGGTTTGCGAAATCAATATTATTGACAGCCATGCTCAGTGGACGATCGCGCGTACCAAGGATAGCTTAAAAGCTATTCCTCGTGAGAAAAGTATTTGCGAGGACACGATCCAGCAAAATTTCACCCATGAAATTCCCGACCTTAGTAAAAACGAGCGATATCAAAATAGAATTTACGTTACTGAGGAACCCCATTTCCGTTACTATTGCGGCGTACAACTAACGACCTCTGACGGATATAATATCGGGTCTATCTGCGTGTTGGATATGGAACCAAAGCAAATCAGCATCGAGCAAAAACAAATGTTGGGGAACCTCGGGCAATTTGTTGTCGATCATATTGAACGAGAAAGCAGATTTTTCCAGCTATCGGAACAATTAGATGAACTTAAGGATAGCTTGCGGAACCTGAATCACGATGTACGAGGTCCAATTAGCGGTATTATTGGCATGGCTGATCTCTTACTTGGAAATGGAGATCATGATGAGGGTCTGGAGGAAGACGTATTGCAAATCAAGGATTCTGCACAAGCCATTATTGAAGAAATTGACGGGGTGTTACATACCGCCTTGGCCGAAGATGGCAGCGAAAAGAACCTTACCCAAACCTCGCTTTCCCAAGTATTTGAAAAAATTAAACGACTATATAGTCCATTGGCCCAACAAAAGGGACATGACTTTTCTGTGAAAAGCTCCATTAATAAAGAGTTAAGTGTTCCCCATGACTTTTCTGTGACCTTGGCTCAGATTATCGGAAATTTGGTTGGGAATGCCATGAAATTTACTCCAGAAGGTGGAACTATCACGGTTGATTTTAGTCGTAAGATGGAAGAGGAAAAGCAGATTTTGAATGTTAGTGTTGAAGATAGTGGTAAAGGTATGTCCGCTGATCAAAAACAAGCGTTCAATAATGGGCAACGCCTAGAAAAATCCAAAGGAACTGCAGATGAAGAAAGTTTTGGTATAGGACTGGATCATATTCGACAACTTGTAGAAAAACAAAACGGCGATATCGTAGCGGAGAGCAACGAAAGCCAAGGTACAACATTTTCGATAAGATTACTTATGCCAAGGGTTGACAATCCTGATACCTAG
- a CDS encoding sensor histidine kinase: MFDEDGEVYGIFVEALDYSEQIAYQNQLEESLREKETLLAEIHHRVKNNLAIVTSMMELQAMDSKNSALRESLKVARQRIHTIANIHELLYGADSLSHLNFGKNVKQLVQNIDDVYNEDDEISVTVDTDSISLNINQAIPCALLVNEVVTNAFKHAFRHQEKAGIDIKVREDGDKVVVMIKDNGIGISDDIMDETTSSIGITLIKLLGQQLKGEIKYDNKNGTEFRLAFTKAEVKGIGSNLI, translated from the coding sequence TTGTTTGATGAAGACGGAGAAGTTTATGGGATCTTTGTAGAGGCCTTGGATTATAGTGAGCAGATTGCCTATCAAAACCAGCTGGAGGAATCGCTCCGAGAAAAAGAAACGCTTTTAGCCGAAATCCATCACCGGGTAAAAAATAACTTGGCCATTGTGACGAGTATGATGGAGCTGCAGGCCATGGATTCTAAAAATTCTGCACTTCGGGAATCACTTAAAGTAGCCCGGCAGCGAATACACACCATTGCCAATATTCACGAATTGCTTTATGGGGCTGATAGTCTGTCGCATTTAAATTTTGGAAAAAATGTTAAACAGTTAGTTCAAAATATAGATGATGTATATAATGAGGATGATGAAATTTCGGTGACCGTTGATACTGATTCAATTTCCTTGAATATAAATCAAGCTATTCCTTGCGCGTTGTTGGTGAATGAAGTGGTTACCAACGCGTTTAAACATGCTTTTAGACATCAAGAGAAAGCGGGAATTGATATTAAGGTACGTGAAGATGGGGATAAGGTAGTGGTGATGATAAAAGATAATGGGATCGGTATCTCTGATGATATAATGGATGAGACCACATCCTCAATTGGAATAACTCTTATCAAACTTTTAGGGCAACAATTGAAGGGAGAGATTAAATACGACAATAAAAATGGTACTGAATTTAGATTGGCATTTACAAAGGCTGAAGTGAAAGGAATTGGCAGTAATCTAATATAA
- a CDS encoding PAS domain-containing protein, translated as MEIKHFDQFFSNNPIPMWIYDPRDYSIKDVNQSMVRLYGYNREEMLSFTLFDLRPEEEVPKLKKHLEQMDHDRLGDEGVWKQQKKNGDFIYVHVITNPVTFEEEDHTYQLAMYKDITSELNTQLNNDMLFKHSLEGIMLTNPNGEILQANSAACEILGMTEQEITECGREGVVAKDQKLEEALKQRSETGRFIGELNFIHKDGHKIPVELTSSVFVNFAGERRSSLIFRDISDRKQQEQAVRKEKEFTDIVLNSLPGLFYILNKEGKVVQFNDRATEVFGVPVEKIVGRSPADFVHEADQGKVPEEIEAVLEEGYREFEITVEKAGGNTAIYHFNAERLELNDQTFIIGTGLDITEKKELEERLNLLLEQEQVQRKKAEADRDKLKEMFEEAPSPKCMIEGPQLRYVIANKAYREVVGQENIIGKRVDEVVPEVE; from the coding sequence ATGGAAATCAAACATTTTGACCAGTTTTTTAGTAATAATCCCATCCCCATGTGGATTTACGATCCCCGCGATTACTCGATAAAGGATGTGAATCAATCAATGGTTCGCCTGTACGGATATAATAGAGAAGAGATGCTCTCCTTTACGTTATTTGATTTACGTCCTGAAGAGGAGGTTCCAAAACTTAAAAAGCATCTAGAACAGATGGATCATGATAGGTTGGGCGATGAAGGGGTATGGAAACAGCAGAAAAAGAACGGTGACTTTATCTATGTACATGTGATCACAAACCCGGTGACTTTTGAGGAGGAAGATCATACCTACCAACTGGCAATGTATAAAGATATTACCAGTGAGCTGAATACCCAGCTAAATAATGACATGCTGTTCAAGCATAGCCTGGAGGGCATTATGTTGACCAATCCCAACGGGGAGATCCTCCAGGCAAACTCTGCAGCTTGTGAGATACTGGGAATGACCGAGCAGGAAATTACAGAGTGTGGTCGCGAAGGGGTTGTAGCAAAAGATCAAAAGTTGGAGGAGGCCTTAAAGCAGCGGTCTGAAACGGGACGGTTTATCGGTGAACTCAACTTTATTCATAAGGACGGGCACAAAATACCGGTAGAACTTACCTCATCGGTGTTTGTGAATTTTGCAGGGGAAAGGCGAAGCAGCTTAATATTTCGGGATATCAGTGATCGGAAACAACAGGAACAGGCCGTGCGGAAAGAAAAGGAATTTACCGATATTGTCTTGAATAGTCTGCCGGGGCTATTTTACATTCTGAATAAAGAGGGTAAAGTGGTCCAATTTAATGACCGGGCAACGGAAGTATTTGGCGTACCAGTAGAAAAAATAGTTGGTCGATCGCCCGCAGATTTTGTTCATGAAGCCGATCAGGGAAAAGTACCGGAAGAAATTGAAGCCGTTCTTGAAGAGGGATACCGAGAATTTGAAATAACCGTAGAGAAGGCAGGTGGAAACACTGCGATCTACCACTTTAATGCCGAGCGGCTGGAGCTTAATGATCAAACATTCATCATTGGTACGGGATTAGATATAACGGAGAAAAAAGAGCTGGAAGAGAGGTTGAACTTGCTGTTAGAACAGGAACAGGTTCAACGCAAGAAGGCAGAGGCTGATCGTGATAAACTAAAAGAGATGTTCGAGGAGGCGCCCTCACCGAAATGTATGATAGAAGGCCCGCAGCTGCGCTATGTGATTGCCAATAAGGCGTATCGGGAAGTGGTAGGACAAGAAAATATTATAGGAAAACGAGTTGATGAAGTTGTACCCGAAGTCGAGTAG
- a CDS encoding 6-bladed beta-propeller codes for MIYSACSSSIDWPEYINKLPQSKSYEYVKAGEWNKKKAVDTLAASLWIDPKNPKNAVYSTPADLVKVGDNYWICDPMMGSIFKFSSDGNYLETVSARGRGPGETLKPAALYSLDGEDGTLIYTVDPPQKSILIFDKEGNEINRIPQETIDRSLFNNWVIALRSNRLVWPTYNLDNHVIIKADSSGMIQDSSVHRLIPKGHQPATYNATVYDEDPSKNDIFYAYRGIPVLFYKNPNAKKMVNLLPRTNLEDLNTPLNIMPHQEKARVKNIIKDIYSYKDRLLVHFRNKFLVISKNSWRSRAFIFVDSSDNKIIPQKIVLAGNDLFLINRFNLKIYKFSLSEIEGL; via the coding sequence TTGATATACAGTGCCTGCAGCAGCTCAATAGACTGGCCTGAATACATCAATAAGCTTCCTCAATCCAAAAGCTACGAATATGTTAAAGCGGGAGAGTGGAATAAAAAGAAAGCGGTTGATACCCTGGCTGCTTCCCTTTGGATTGATCCTAAAAATCCCAAAAATGCTGTTTACAGTACGCCTGCTGATCTTGTGAAGGTTGGTGATAATTATTGGATTTGTGATCCAATGATGGGAAGTATTTTTAAGTTCAGTTCTGATGGAAATTACTTAGAAACCGTGTCTGCCAGGGGAAGAGGTCCTGGAGAAACTCTAAAACCCGCTGCCCTTTATTCTCTGGATGGAGAAGATGGTACGCTTATATATACTGTTGATCCACCTCAGAAAAGTATTCTTATTTTTGATAAAGAGGGCAATGAAATAAACAGAATTCCACAAGAAACAATAGACAGGAGTCTATTCAACAATTGGGTAATTGCCCTCCGCAGTAACAGATTAGTTTGGCCAACGTATAATTTAGATAATCATGTCATAATAAAAGCTGATTCCAGTGGTATGATACAGGATTCATCGGTCCATAGATTAATTCCCAAAGGCCATCAACCGGCGACTTATAATGCAACGGTGTATGATGAGGACCCTTCTAAAAACGATATATTCTATGCCTATCGTGGTATTCCGGTACTGTTTTATAAAAATCCCAATGCAAAAAAAATGGTCAATCTACTCCCTCGCACCAACTTGGAAGATCTTAACACTCCGTTGAATATCATGCCGCATCAAGAAAAAGCCAGGGTCAAAAATATTATAAAAGACATTTATAGCTACAAAGACCGCCTTCTGGTTCATTTCCGCAACAAATTTTTGGTCATTTCAAAAAATAGTTGGCGGAGTAGGGCATTTATTTTTGTTGATAGCTCCGATAATAAAATTATTCCGCAAAAAATAGTCTTGGCAGGAAATGACCTTTTCTTGATTAATCGTTTCAATCTAAAAATTTATAAATTTTCGTTGAGTGAGATTGAAGGTTTATAA
- a CDS encoding helix-turn-helix domain-containing protein gives MNKQRQLASIGEALSILQDEVCHIITVQYWAQAVGYECSKKFSNVFRNEFGKRPQPVLISFRTRKAIALVRKSNLSNYEIAQKLKLRNEKGLYQFVKEQTGHSPTAIQNMVASDYQRLQKRLCNKISE, from the coding sequence ATGAACAAGCAGAGGCAACTGGCGTCCATCGGAGAGGCATTATCTATTTTACAAGATGAGGTGTGTCATATTATTACCGTACAATATTGGGCACAAGCAGTTGGGTACGAGTGTTCAAAAAAATTTTCAAATGTATTTAGAAATGAATTTGGCAAGCGTCCCCAGCCGGTATTGATTAGCTTCCGCACCCGCAAGGCGATTGCCTTGGTACGGAAATCGAATCTGAGCAACTACGAAATTGCCCAAAAGCTGAAGCTGCGCAACGAAAAAGGACTGTACCAGTTTGTGAAAGAGCAAACCGGTCACTCACCAACAGCTATACAAAATATGGTTGCCAGTGATTATCAGAGATTGCAAAAAAGATTATGTAATAAGATTAGCGAATGA